The Kluyveromyces marxianus DMKU3-1042 DNA, complete genome, chromosome 6 genome window below encodes:
- the TCO89 gene encoding Tco89p, with amino-acid sequence MATSVRAKPLKTKSDTSLTQYTKAKKGSKQKQFSVSSRSKSNASFRNFQKLHRVSSQEAINKGLQDPMKKSRSSESLNKRRVHSGLSMTALVRTRSHPVVLHPHSHSLKHKGLMSGKGNGGSNIILDFHDSGDNEDESATDEEVESFTDEGDAEYAYEIDDMNNGDEAQKKLSQKSSHHSLHGFQDKAATLRMDGNRPIQRALSYKPPSRLRNRVDTYDDQISADATGSDSGDKIDNNPHNEHDDVIDSNNQDGSFNANSLRRQGQHIFNFPHEESGAQQNQLQQKQQYRNQSGVSLHEDLIRNDALVKEEENNQDSHIQNINVERKGKEFEDTIPEAVSPTQNGTKETPHDAENSNNTGNRNNRNETKDDDGYNDDNNNSKNGNNVSKNDDDDDDDDVTLNPARATVEAQASEQYVPDMILSQSTGMEKRFDQLSRQSSLAWINTSDHPAERGVKIQNDKSNTFNYINQDLAASIKEETIDESVQQQQQLIMLQKQKQQHKATKSDFSTSISSLTSHLTRPVSRDHMLRGGPSSQSRNGQPSLYKQPSFNENEVSNSMTDFSSFLQYADVGGDSRTQQKLWLQRENSIQDLTSQNVFSDSIFLAANVEVRREFERISREYTNVRRFSNPLVESISRISQQQSIEIHKHKKTTPSKLSGNFYNVDNGKTKITKLGESLPSGSKMEVQRILTKLWNTSTQEFHKDENPLMNRGSELLASQTSGTYRSMRPSRIASSQHQRAVNSLHPTTRAVNRRMEYVLGQQHS; translated from the coding sequence ATGGCTACGTCAGTTCGGGCAAAGCCATTGAAAACGAAATCGGACACGAGTCTCACTCAATATACAAAAGCTAAGAAAGGtagtaaacaaaaacagtTTTCCGTGAGTTCTCGAAGCAAGAGCAATGCTAGTTTCCGAAACTTCCAAAAATTACACCGTGTTAGCAGCCAGGAGGCGATAAACAAGGGATTACAAGATCCTATGAAGAAGTCGAGGAGTTCAGAGTCCTTAAACAAGAGACGGGTACATAGCGGATTGAGTATGACTGCATTAGTTAGAACCAGATCGCATCCAGTAGTGCTGCATCCCCATAGTCATAGTCTAAAACACAAAGGTTTAATGAGCGGGAAAGGAAATGGTGGATCTAATATTATTCTCGATTTCCATGATTCCGGTGacaatgaagatgaatccGCAACCGATGAGGAAGTTGAATCATTTACGGACGAAGGCGACGCTGAATATGCTTATGAAATAGATGATATGAATAATGGAGATGAAGCGCAAAAGAAACTTTCGCAGAAGAGCTCACATCACAGTTTACATGGGTTTCAGGATAAAGCTGCTACCTTGAGAATGGATGGGAACAGGCCTATCCAGAGAGCGTTAAGTTATAAACCTCCATCGAGGCTAAGAAATAGAGTTGATACTTATGATGATCAGATATCTGCAGATGCAACAGGTTCGGATAGTGGTGATAAGATAGATAACAATCCTCATAATGAGCATGATGATGTTATTGACTCAAATAACCAAGATGGCTCTTTTAATGCAAACAGTCTAAGAAGGCAAGGACAGCATATCTTTAATTTCCCTCATGAGGAGTCTGGGGCACAACAAAATCAACTTCAGCAGAAGCAACAATATCGAAACCAATCCGGTGTTAGTTTACATGAAGATTTGATTCGTAATGACGCCCTTgttaaagaagaggagAATAATCAAGATTCCcatattcaaaatataaaCGTTGaacgaaaaggaaaagaattcGAAGATACTATTCCTGAAGCCGTTAGTCCAACACAAAATGGTACCAAGGAAACACCACATGATGCCGAGAACAGTAATAATACTGGCAACCGCAATAACAGAAATGAAActaaagatgatgatggttACAATGacgataataataacagtaaGAATGGTAATAACGTTAGTaagaatgatgatgatgatgatgatgatgatgtaaCATTGAACCCTGCACGAGCTACGGTAGAAGCCCAAGCAAGTGAACAATATGTACCTGATATGATATTATCCCAATCAACAGGGATGGAAAAAAGATTTGACCAATTATCACGTCAAAGTTCTTTGGCATGGATCAATACATCTGATCATCCAGCAGAGAGGGGTGTtaaaattcaaaatgaCAAGTCTAACACGTTCAATTATATCAATCAAGATTTGGCAGCTTCTATAAAGGAAGAAACTATTGATGAGTCCgtgcaacagcaacagcaactAATAATGTTacaaaaacagaaacaacaacataAAGCAACTAAAAGTGacttttcaacttctatTTCTAGTTTAACTAGTCATTTAACAAGGCCTGTCTCTCGTGATCATATGCTGAGAGGTGGACCTAGCTCACAATCGCGCAATGGGCAACCGTCCCTGTACAAACAACCTTCATTCAACGAAAATGAGGTTTCAAATAGCATGACAGATTTCTCATCATTCTTGCAGTATGCAGATGTGGGAGGTGATTCGAGAACGCAGCAAAAGCTATGGttacaaagagaaaactcTATTCAAGACTTAACTAGTCAAAATGTGTTTTCTGACTCGATATTTTTGGCAGCGAATGTTGAGGTTAGAAGGGaatttgaaagaatatcCCGAGAGTATACCAATGTAAGAAGATTTTCTAATCCTTTGGTAGAATCTATTAGTAGAATATCTCAACAACAGAGTATCGAGATCCACAAACACAAGAAAACAACCCCGTCTAAGTTATCCGGTAACTTTTACAATGTGGATAATggcaaaacaaaaattacAAAACTAGGCGAGTCACTTCCATCTGGTAGTAAAATGGAAGTTCAACGAATTTTAACGAAGCTATGGAATACTAGTACACAAGAATTTCACAAAGATGAAAATCCTTTAATGAACAGAGGGTCAGAACTGCTGGCCTCGCAAACTTCTGGTACTTATCGTAGCATGCGTCCATCTAGAATCGCAAGTTCGCAACATCAAAGAGCTGTTAATTCAC